The genomic interval GCGCCGCTGTCTTTGTCGTGCCCCGTGCGAACTTTCAACCAATTGTAGCCGTTGTCGACGCTGTTGATTTTTGTCGCAACTTGTTGTGCCGAGATCCCATCAAAATCGCGATCCCGATGAACATTCGCTGTCAGCTGCAGGATCTCGATACACCGCTTTGCGATCGTCGACGTAATCGGTACTGTCCTGGCGCTATAAAGACTATCCCAAACGATATTTACAGCCATCTAGCCCGCTCCTCCTGAGGTTTAATCCGGGACGTCAATCGAGCAAAATCGATGCACCCCATGACTGAAGCTGGAGAGTACGCATCGGCCGTTAAGGTGTCAACATGATCAACGCATCGTTCCTAAACGCTTGACCAAAATTGCGCAAACACACAAATTTCATTTCTCATTGCGAAGCTTGATCAGTCGCAATTGTCCGCGCAATTCGAAATCCGATGCGAACGCTCAGCTGAGTCCGCGCACGCGCCGCCAATCGATTGGCGGATCGCTGTCGCGAGATAAAGTCCCCAAACGAACTTCCCTTCACCACCTTCGCGGATTCCTCATCCGGATCGATCTCTTCTTCAGTATCGTCCCCTGCCACCCGTACATCCTGATAGCGATCATGAACCCATTCAGCGACATTACCATGCATATCAAACGCACCAAATCGATTGGGACACAAGCTTCCCACTGGCCAGGGATGCCCCTGTCCGTTCTGAATTGTATATGCATAGTGATTCGCGATGGAGAGATCGTCACCCCAGGTAAATGCCGTCACGGCACCGGCCCGGCAAACATACTCCCATTCCGCCTCCGTCGGTAACCGATAGCCAGTTCGATGGAGATAGTCGGGGTAGGGAATGAGATCGTCACCATCTTTTCGATAGCAATATTGGTCCTCAGGAATTCCTTCAAGCCGACTCAAGAAAAGACAAAACTCCGCCCCATGGTGCCATGGAATTGCAGATACAGGGCAATCCTCTGTTGGAGCTTCTGTCCGCCCCTTATGACGAAAGTCTGGTAAGAATTCCAGAAAGTCTTTCAATGTAATTTCGGTCGCACTCAAGGCGAATGTGCGACTAATTGTCTTTAAAACTTGAGCTTCATCCGATGCATCACGCTCAAACTCACCTGGCGGTGAGCCGACCATCACGGTCGTTGGCTCTCTGAAGACGAGCATGGTGATGCCACGTTTGTTGCGATACCAATCACGCGTCAATTCAGGCTTTTCGCTTATCGTCGCATGAAGCCGACCCAATTGATCGACTTCATTCCAGTTTTTTAATGCCCACTCCGCAGCCGAATGGACTCCTGGATTTGGGTCCATGGCGTAGACATTCGCTGCGATTCTTATAAGCCCCTGCCGTAAATCGGGCGGCAATTGATCGATGGACACTTTTGCCAACATTCTTAGCAGCGCCGAGCGAAAATTAACGTCCGCGATTTCAAGCATCCGTATCAGACTTTCGGGACGTGTCGCAAGTTTCGAAATACGGTTCTCGACGTATGAACTAATTGTCGGATCGGCACTCATCGGCACCAAAAAAGACTGCATCGGTTCGAATTGGTCAAACTCCATCAACGCAACAGCCGCGTGGGCTTTTCGCTTTCCAATTCGAAAGCGTTCATCGCGCGAAACGTCCTCTGGAATCATCGTTTTGTATTCGTCGATCAGCAACGGGTATGTCGTGTCTTTCTGCGCTTTCAAGCGTGGGACGAAGACTTGATACTCCTTCTCCGTTGCGCGCACCGCCAGATCAACCAGTCGGGGCGGATCATCCGCAGCGAAGTCTGCCAGAATCATCGCGGCGACGTATCTGTCGACATCGGACTCATCCAATTTCGAAAAGACGCGATCCAGTTCGAAAAACAACACCGAACGGACAGGTCGAAGAACGGCAACCCACTGATCGAATCGGCCAAGATTCTTGCCAACCTCAGCCACAAGTTGCTTTACAACAAAGCCAGAGACCTCTCTCCAGTGAGCTTCGTCCTTCTGAACAGATGCGTGATCGACATTCGCCACGCCGACCGCGGCGCGCAGCCGCTGGCCAGCATCATGCTGGGGATCGCGTAAGACGCCCCACATCCGGGGGATCAGTTCATCACAATCACCCCAGGACGCCAGCCCCCCACAGATTGGAAGAAACTCATCAGGTGCGGCACTCAGCAACCCAGCATACACGGACTCTTCTTGTGTTCGGTCGACGGGAAACAACGCCATCGCCGCGTGCAATCGAGGAGCACGGCCAGAATCCGGTGATTGGACAATGCTTTGAAGCAACGGATTCGCAATCGCACGATACGGCTTCAGACTCTCAATGATCTTTGGCACGTCGTCCGCTCGAGCGCTTAACAATGACTCCACCATCGCCGTCGCGCGGGCCATCGCCACTTGCGAACGCACGCCGAAGAAGACCGCAAACAGAATCAACGCCGCCACGCTCCCTCGGGTCCCATAGTACGCACGTGACCGACGAAGCACTTGTCGACTCTCGCGTTTCGCGCCCTTTCCAGCGAACGCCAGAATGCTGATCCACTCAAAAAAGGAGGGCAGCGTCCGATTGGACGGCTTCTTGCTCCAGACGGCGGCACGATCCGCGAGTAGAAGTTCGGCGCGACCCTTGCGCGTCTCTTTTTGTTTCCGCGTCAGCCACTCTTGGAGTGAGGGAACCAAGTAATCATGCGTTAGGTGATAATAACGCCCTTGATGCTGCAATGACGAGGCAACCGTTGCCTGTTGTGTGTCCAACCCTTCAGGATCGGTGGGGGCAATCAACCGCAAATCGCAATCCAGCAGGTGGAGCAATGTAGAGAGTTCTTCAGGTGTGTCCGAATAGCCCGAAATCTCGAGCAACTCCTCATAGGAACGCATTTGACCCTTGATGCCTGTCGAATCGTCGGGCAGCAGCGCACGCAATACCGCACGCGCCGCCTTTTGGTGCAAGCGAAGCAATGGACTGGCCGCGCGACCGTTGAAGGTTTCTTCCAGAAAGGCGACTCCAACCCCCTCCGTACCACCGACGTCTTTCAAAGTTGCGAGCGACCAACTCTTGTCCTTGAACATCTCCGCAAACAGGGACAATTGAACGGGAATAACCTTGTCATTCGTCGCCAGCTCCGACACCGCTTGGCGAATAAACGCCTTTTGCTCGCTGTCAATCTGGCCAGGATTCGGCGGAAGGATGTGATAGGCATGTCCAAGAGCCGTCAACACCTTAGTGGCATGCCGCAAACTGAATAGGTCCACGGCCGCGAGATTGCTTTCGGGGATTAGCCGCACCTCAACATCATGCATAAAATTCGTGAGTGCCATCCAAAAGTCGTCACGGACCGTGATCAGGCACTGCAGACGATTTCCATCGCATTGACGGATCGCGCGAACCAGCTCGCACGCCTCGTCCTTCGGACGCGAATGCAACCATTGCTCGAACTGATCAATCACAATCAGGATTCGCGGCTTGGCGTCCCCGCCCGATTGACGACGGAGCGCCGCCATGCTGTCCGCCAACCCCAGCTCGTTCGACAGCTCTGGACATGCCTTGCGGATCGATTTGAGCAAACGCGTTTCGGTCTCAATGGGCGTCGACTCTACATAGACGGGCAGCACCGAATCGCCCAGTTGGGGAAGAACGCCCGCTTTCAGAAATGACGACTTTCCGCAACCGCTAGGGCCGTAGATCACCCCCACCCGAAATGTCTCGGCCGGCACAGCCTCGATTCGCTCCTTCCAGAACTTGACGCTTTCGGGCAGTCCGTTTCGATCTCGAGGGCCGGGCAACAGTTCCAGAAAAAATCCCGCGTCGTTTCGATCAAACGACCGCAACCCCTTGGGTTCGATGTGAACGCCCGTCTCCAGGAACTGATTTCCGCTCGTCGCCGTAATTCCCTGTCCGCTCAGGCCAACAATCCGCTCCGGCCGACCGTTTTGAACAGGCCCCAACTGCAAAAAGCTCCGCAGGTCGGACGCCATTTCGATCGTCTTGGCGTAACGGTCAACAACCCGGTATGCCATCGCTTTTAAACAGATTCGCTCGATCTCGCGAGGAATGGCGTCGTCGATTTGCCGAGGTGGCTTGGGGTCGGTCGCCGCCGAGGAATCAAGACGATTCGCAGAAAAGGGCCGCTGTCCCGTCAATAGTTCATAAAACACGATTCCAAGGCTGAAGAGATCCGATCGTCCATCAACCAGATGGCCTTCACCTCGACACTGTTCGGGACTCATATATGCGAGCGTCCCCAGCATCGTGTAGCCGGTGCCGTAGTCCACTTCTCGCAGCGCAATTCCAAAATCGGCCAGATATGGCCGCCCTGCGCCATCAATCAGAATATTCGCAGGCTTGACATCACGATGCACAACACCGTGTGAGTGAGCATGTTCCAGAGCCTCGGCCAGCGAGATCACCAGTTCCGCCGAGGCGGTCACGGACAGTGGCGTCCGCTTGACCTTGTTCGCAAGATCGCAGCCATCAATGTACTGCGATACGACGTACCACAATCCGTCGTCTGTCTTGCCACAATCAAAGACCGAAACGATGGCATGATGTTGTAAGCTCGAGAGAATCCTCGCTTCCGTCAGATAGCCTTCAATATCTTTCTGCTGCAAGGCGCGATGACGATGCGGTATCTTGATCGCGACATTCCGTTCAAGCCGACCATCTTTGGCAAGCCAAACGCGTCCAAATCCGCCGTCCCCCAACAAACGCACGATCTCATATCGTCCAATATACGCAGGCTTATACGACGGTAATGCGTTTTCTCCACTCGCCTTCGAAACGTCGCGCGTTGGCCGCGATTCGAACGCCGGATCTTCTACCTTCGCCGGTCGTTCCGCAACCGTGGGATCGAGAGAATGGTTGTTCCCAATCTGAAGTGGATCGATTGTGGGACTTTCCCCGCCCGCGGCAAAATCGCAAATCTCTTTCGTAAACTGGGGAAATCGGCGAATAAACTGATCGACATCTTCCTTGCGCCGCGGATCACAGCGTCTAAGCAACTCCGCCTGAACGAGTTTCAGCGTAAGATCTGGAGCTTGCTGCAAGCGCGGGAGCCGCGATACGTACTCTTCGACGGGCAGCCCGATTCCACCCCGCCACCGATTGATTTGGTCGATCACACAAACTTCAGCGGCATCTTCGACGGGCAGATCGCCATGTTCCTCCAGAAACCGAAAGATATCCGGAGGGTCGCCGCCCTGCTGCCAGAGCTTGGCGAAACGCTCTTTCAGCCCCCACTTGTTCATTGCATCGAACTGATTCATAGAGATGACAGCCTGGTAGATACCAGCACTCGTTAAGAACGCGCTGTTCGAACGTCTCACGAATTGTCGACATCATCCACGGGATCTGCAATCAACTTGTTTATGGATTTGACGGATTTCGCGCGACCTCGTGGTTAGAACATCATGCCCCAACCGGCATTCAGTGTCCACGAGAGGCCGAGCTGTTGACCATCAACCCACTGATAGAAAGGAATTCCAGATTCCAAAAACAAACGCTGTTCGCGAATGCGGTGCTCTGGCCTGCTCAGAAGGTAATTCACACCAAGCAATCCACTCACACTTCGTGTCGCCTGTGCATTTGCCTGATTCACAGGCGACAGCGCAGGGTCCAGGCGTCCATCTGCTCCATGAATGTTCTCGGTCAGCCGTCCATCGAGCCGAGCCGAAGTGCTCCACTGCTCAGTCCACCGTCGCGATACCCATGTGGTAAGCTCTACTTGATTTCCGAGCTCATAGTTCAGCGTGTTCTTACCGGTGGGAATGACCGCATTCGCTTGCCCCCCCCAGGTCCAACAGTCTGTCTGCCGCCGATACGTGTATCCCAACAAGAGATCATAAGTTCCTGAACTGGTCCGAAGCTGATACGGCAGATTCGGATCAGTTGCTGACGGCATCACTGTCTGTGTTTCGAGAAACCCAACAGGAAGATTCAATCCAACACTGAGATGGGACTGTGACTGAACGCCCCGCGTCATCACATACAGCCCCATGATTCGAATGTCACCTGGGTTTGTAAATGTCGCCTTATTGTAGTTTGTCGCCGTCTGATAACTGATTTCATTGTGATCGAACGGAAGCTGTGCAATCACGGTCCAGTCATTCGTCGCTCCATATTCAATCTGCACGACCTGCGAATTCTGCATCATGCGGGTTGGAGAAAACGGATATCCCGTCGGCACACCTGATCGATGCGATCCAACATAGTTCTGTTCGAACGTATTCTGCAGATAACGGTATGAAATAAAGGCCTTACCCGCGGGAAGCGTGTGATCACCAAAAACGCCAATGGGCGCAATTCCATCGGGTCGCTGAAGATCAATCGACTGACCTATGCGCGAGTCATAATCGAACACCGTATTGGGGTCTGACACCACAGCACGGTATTCTTGTTCGTCGCTGTGTTGAATAATCCCCGTAGGCGGACCGATCAGACTATACTCGATCGCAGGCAACGGTGCCGCAGACGGTAACGGCTCATCGAATCGCCCCCACGCGGGCGTTTCAGGATCTGGAGGGGGTGCGGCGTTGAGCGGTTGCGGCATGCGATCATCCGACTTTGGAACGGCGATCACGTCCGAGACCTGTAGCAGCCGCCCTTCAGTCTCGTCTGTCGTCATGAGCGCCGTAACAACTCGCTTTCCGGTGCGTTTCGAGTCGGATTGGGGTGGCGCGGCCGCGATGCTGAAAGCCGAAACAAACCAAATCGCGACGAACACCACTCCCATGGCCGCCGGCCTTGACTGACATCGCGTCGGCGAACAAACCGTGATCGAGGTCCAGGCAATCATGGCTGGCCTCCTTCCACATTGATGCGCTGCTCCGTCGCCGTGCCGCGTTCTGCCGATGTCGGTTGATCGATCATCGTACCGGACGAGGCGCTCGGAAGATCTGACAACAACTCACGAAACTCTCGCAGTTGAATCAGATTTGCAATATCCGTCAGGGCGCCCCATTGCATAGACAATGTGGTGATATAGATCCCAACTCCCGTCGCCAGATTCTGCTGCGCAACAATGATGTCACCAAATGCGACTTCCTTCGAATTCGAAATATGCCGTTCGTAAACGCCCAGATAGGCACGGGCCAGATCCGGCAGAATTTTGTTCCGGTAATACTCGGCCTGAACGCGTCCTGTCTGATACCGTTCGAATGCGTCAGCCAGATCGTTCGTCAACTGGTTCCTCGCCACCGCGTACTGCTGAGACGACTGATTCAGCTTACCGACGGCGCTGCGGATATTGCCTTGATTTCGATCGAAAATCGGAATCGGAACTGACACGTTCAAGTTGTATGACGTGCGCTGATACCCAGGTACGGTCGAGTCATTTTGTAAAGCACCGCCCACGGTGATGTCGGGGATGGGAATGACTTTCTGCAACTGCAATTCCAGCCGCGACTGTGATTCCAAGTTCCGCGAAGCGTGTAGATCAGGATGTACGCTCAGCATTCGCTCAAACAGGACGTCATAATTGTGGTTGGGCACAGGCATATCCACGCGCCCTTCCAGCGTCGCCAGTGGCAACTCGGGAACCCCCGTAGCAACAGCCAACTGCTTCCATGCCGACAGATAGCGATTTTGCGATTGCACCAGAATTGCACGAGCTTGATTCACCAGCCCATTCAATTGTGAAAGCTCGTACGCCGCTTGCTGCCCCTGTTTCAGTCTCTCGATCATGATCGAATAGACTTCGTTCGCGAAGCGTGTCAACGCGTCGTTGATGCGCGTCGATTCTTGCGAAACCAGGACATCGTAGTAACGTGCACGAACGATCCGCAGCACCTCAAGCTGGGTTCGCTCATACGCCAATTGAGCATTCATCAGCTCCATGTTGGCCGCCGCGCGCTGCAGGGGAACTTTTCCGGCCGTTTTCACTTGCTGCGAGACATAAATTCCCTGGTAGTTCCGCGTGAACGAAGACCCGACGGTATCCGCCTCGTAACCAAACACCGGATTGGGATAAACCCCCGACTGGATCGCCTTTCCTTGACTCATCGTGATCGATGCCAGCGCTTGTGCAATGATCGGATTGTGCTGGAGCGCGAGTTCTTCAAGCTCCTCCAAATCCATGGTCCGCTCGTGCGGCGCGACAATCTGCTTCGGCACCGTCGGGGGTGGAAACAGCATGTCGATCACAGCCATTTTTTTCGCGATTAACTTCGGATCATCCTCGCGCTGGGTCCTCGGAAGCATCAACCGAGGGGCCATCGCGCCCGGAATCTCGGGCGGAAAGCTCAGCCGCAGTGATCGGGGACCATTGTCCACGATCGGAGTTTGCGAGTGACTCGCCTCGTCATTCGTTGGATCTGCGGATTTCGACTGAGTGTCGCTCTCTTGGAAACCCACGATTTCGACGAATTGGTCGTCGTCGGAGGAACTGACTCGCCGGAAAACGGCTTGAATTTGAGACTCATCCGCCCGATCGGCGCCTGGAGTCTCTGCGTCATCGTCGTTGGCGGCAACCTCGTCGTCGATTTCAGAAGCAGCAACGCCACGCGATTCGAATGGGGACGCCGCAAATGAATTTCTCGCCTTCACGCCAAGGCGAGCCCCCGTCGCTGAAGACGATTTTTGCGGATTCGAGCCGATGATCGGAAGACGCTGATCGGACTCACTGCGATCGGTGGGGCCCAAATCCGTTCCCCGTAGAGCGGTATTTCGACAGCCAACACATCCGATCGACGCGAGGATCGCAAAGGCAACAACTCGAACCAGGCCGCGGAACGGAATGCGACCGGCTGATCCACGCAATCGACCTGTGAGGGAAACGTTCATTCGTTCCTGACGGCGAAGTAAGCCAATCCCGCGGGGCGTGACAGACAGCGTGCCGACAGACCACGTCGCATCGCTAATGACCTGAACGAAAGCGTCGACATTGAACGGTGTGCTCAAGAGGCGCTCGATTCCTATCGTGGCGGATATGAGGAATACTCCAATCAAATCGCCCGAAATCGGGGGGCCACTTTCAAACGAATCCACTTCAACGGCGAACCTCACGCAGTCGTCGCAAGTTCGACAGAAACCTGGACGATTCTATTCCCGGGAATCTGCAGTTTCCGCCGCTATTCAATTCGGAACGACTTCAGTAATGTTGGCCTGACGGGGTTCGTCAGCCCGCCACCAATCTGGTGAATTGGGGCTGGACGAGCGGAGCCCTCGAAGCTCGGGGTTTCGGCAATGCCTTCGAGCCCCGGCCAGCCGAAGATTTTGGCATGACAAGACACGAGTACCGCACTGCAGATCGAATGTCCTCCAGCGCCAAACCAACTCGAAAACAGCTCAACGATTCGGCGAATCAACCGGATTCGGGAGACGAAATATGACGAATCCGTCACGCATGCAGCGACCAATTCGCGTGGTCATAGGTCTCATTGCGATTGGACTCTGCGTCGTGGGCGGTTGGGCAATTGAACGACATCGCCAAGCACAACACGCGCAACCGCCCGAGGGAACATCGGTCCCCCCCAAAGCGCGAGAACGCCGGGATCTCGAATTCCTCGATCTCACCCCCGAAACGGTCAAGGCCATCCATCTCACCACGATCCCTGCGACTGTTCCACGGTTTTCAAAGAAACTCCATCTGCGCGGCTCACTCGCAATCGATCCCAACCGACTTTCGCATGTCCATGCCCGCTTTCCGGGAACGATTGTCGATCTGGCAACCGTCGCAGGACTTCGATCGCAGGAAGCTTTGGCATCGGCGTCCGCTCCAAGAACTTTGCAGGGGTTCGACAAGGTTGAGCAGGGCGTTCCGTTAGCGATTATTTGGAGCAAGGACCTGGGCGAAAAGAAGAGTCAACTGGCTTCATCGCTCGCCGAACTCCGGAAGGAAAAGCAGACACTAAAACGCTACGAGGCCCTGCAGCAGTCTGGTTCGATCTCGGATCGCGAGTTCATGGACCAGCAACTGAAGGTCGAACAGGGGCAGATCGCCGCATTCACGGCCGAGGCCACTTTACGGTCTTACCAGGTCTCCGAAGCAGAGATCAAACAGGTCAAAGAGTCTGCCGAAAAAATTCATCTCAGCCAGGAAACCGACAAGAGCTATTCCGCCGATTGGCCACGCGTGGTCGTCAGCGCGCCGATCAGCGGCTCAATTGTGGAAAAAACCGTCACCATCGGTGATATCGTCGATGCCTATGCCGATCTATTCAAAATCGCGGACATGAGCGTCCTGGCGGTCTACTTACATGCCTACGAAGAAGACCTGCCAGCACTTGAACAACTCCCCAAACCATTACAGGTCTCCATCAAAATTCTGGCCAACCCCGAGCATGGCGAACTTCATGGCCAGATCGATCGCTTCTCGCCGCTCGTTGATCAAAACGAGCACATGGCACTCTTGATCGGCACCGTCGACAACCCGAGACACGAACTGCTGTCGGGACAACTAATTACTGCCGATGTCGGAATTCCGGCGGAACCGGGGATCGTCGAAGTTCCCGCCAATGGGCTAGTCGATACCGACAATGGACCGGTCGCGTTTGTCCAGCCTGACACGTCGAAGCCGCACTTTCACCGGCGACATGTCAAAATCGTAAAACGATACTTTGACGTCGTGTATGTGCGCAGTGAGCTCTCCGACGAGCAGAAGCAATCGGGATTGCGTGAAATTCATGTCGGAGACGCCGTCGTTGCAGGCGGCATCCTGGAACTTGAAGACCACCTGCAGCAAGAGCGATAGCAGCCTGCTGAAGTAACGGGGACTGGCTCCGCCCAACTGAAAAAACGCCATGACATCGTGACCGCCAAGGTGCCTGTCCCCCGTACTTCAGCAGGCTGCTAACCAGTTCAGATTGAGTTCCATCCACATCGGCTCGACGAGATGCCAAAGGCGCAGAAATGGTTGCCCTCTTAATCAAATGGTCGGTGAACAATCCCTTGATTGTCATCCTGGGAACCATCGCACTGACAGTTCTCGGCATCTACTCGTTCCAGAACGTCAATGTCGAAGCCTACCCCGATCCAGCGCCTGCAATTGTCGAGGTGATCGCTCAAAATCGCGGACGCTCGGCCGAAGAAATGGAGCGGCTCGTGACCGCCCCGCTTGAGGTGTCGCTGTCCGGGATGCCCGGCTTAAAAAGCCTGCGATCGAAATCGCTGTTCGGACTCACCTACATCAATTTGCAATTCGAATACGGAACCCCGTATCTGTCCGCCCGACAGGAAGTCCTGAATCGCATTGCGAGCGCCGATATCCCACCCGACATCAACACCGGAATTTCCCCGCGTTCGCCGATTGGAGAAATCCTGCGATACTCGCTGAATTGTGAGAACGATGCCAATGGCCAACCGCTCTACTCGCTCAATGACATGCGCTCAATCCAGACCTGGACATTGGAACGAACGTTTCGACGTATTCCGGGAATCGTCGATGTCGTCAGCATGGGTGGGACGACCAAGCGCTACGAAATTCAACCAGACCCCGACCGGATGAAGCGGTACGGAATCACGCTGGATCAACTGCAGAAAGCCGTGGCTGCCAGCAATGACAACGTCAGCGGCGACTATCTTTCGCAAGGCGATTCGGCCGCCGTGGTGCGCGGAATCGGCCTCATTGGACGAGGTCGCGACCCCGTCCAGCGTACGCTGACCCTGAAAACACCCGAAGTCGCCGTTCAACACCTTCGGCGAGAAGATGATCGCCGGTTGATGGAGATCCGCAAGATCACCCTCAAATCCACCAACAATCTTCCGATTCGCATTGATGATGTCGTCGACGGTGGCCCGCTGAAACCAGGCCAGTCCGCCAGTGAAGCGAAAGGTGTCGTCATCAGCCATTTGACCCGTCTGGGAAAAGCGGCGTTGAGCCAGCCAAAGCTCGACGCCGATGGCAAGCCAGTCCTGGATGAGCAGGGTGAACGAGTTTGGATTGACGAAGACGAGATCATTCAAGGACTGGTCTTACTGCGGAAAGGGGCCGAGTCACTGCCAGCACTGCAAAAGATCAAAGCCAAAATTGAGGAACTGAATCAAAGCAAGGGGATTCTTCCTCCTGGTGTCACAATCCAAGTTTTCTACGATCGCACGACCCTCATCAAAACCACGACGGAAACGGTTGAGGAAAACCTATTGCTCGGAATCCTTTTTGTTACCGTCATTCTGCTGATGTTCTTAAGCAACGTTCGCAGCGCATTGATCATTGCGATCAATTTGCCGCTGGCGCTGCTATTCGCCTTTACAGTCCTGTTCTTTCGAGGCCAGTCAGCGAATTTGCTGTCGATCGGTGCCGTCGATTTTGGAATCATCATCGATTCAACCGTGATCATGGTCGAGAACATTTACCGCGTCCTCAGCACCGGTAAATACGCCGACTTGCCCCTATCGCAGCGAATCGTGCGGGCATCGACCGAAGTTCAGCGAGCTCTGTTCTTCTCGACGATGATCATGGTCTGTGCCATGCTGCCCTTGTTCACCATGCGCGGCCCGGAAGGGCAACTGTTCCGACCGATGGCGGAAACGTACGCCTTCGCCATCGGAGGCGCGCTGCTGCTGTCACTCACCATCGCCCCCGTGCTGTGCCTCATGCTCTTCAAGAATTTGAAGACCTCTGGAGACAATTTCTTCGTCCGCTTTCTCAAACGCGGCTACCTGAAAAACCTGGAAGTGTGCTTGAATCACCGGTGGCTGGTTGTCCTGGCCTTTTCCGCGATGATCGCCGGAACGGCCGCCACGCTGCCGCACCTGGGCCGTGAGTTCATGCCCGCCCTCGAGGAAGGGCATATCTGGGCCCGCGCGATCTTTCCAGTCGGCGTCAATCTGGAAGAGAACTCGAAAAAGTCACAGATCGCGCGCGAGATCATGCGCAGCTATCCTGAAGTTGAATTGGTTGTCAACCAGCTGGGCCGGCCCGATTCTGGTGCCGATCCAACCGGCTTTTACAGTTCGGAATTCTTCATTCCGCTCATGAAACAAGAAGAGTGGCCAGCGATCGTCCCGACCACGGGTTGGCGCGCCTGGCTGGGATCACGTCGACCGCGGACGAAACCGGAACTCGTTCGTGAACTGAGTGACAGGCTCACCGCCGCGCTTCCTGGCGTCAACTGGAACTTTTCGCAGGTAATCCGCGACAACGTCCTGGAAGTGCTGTCCGGAGTGCAGGGCGAAAACTCCGTCAAAATTATCGGCCCCGACCTCGATCGCCTTGAAGAACTGGGCCAGCAAGCCGTCCTCGCAATGTCGGGCCTCCCCGGTATCCAGGACGTTGGGTACTACAAAATCAATGGTCAAAGTAACGTCGCGCTTCCGATTGATCGCGAGAAGTGCTCGCTCTGGAACGTCAGCGTGGCGGATGTTCACGATGTGATCCAGACCGCAATCGGAGGAAAGACGGTCTCGCAGATGATTGAAGGGGAAAAGTCCTTCGACATCACAATCCGCTGGCCAGCGCCATTGCGACGAGACCTCTCCAGCATTCTCGATATCCCCGTGGTTGTTACAGAGAATACGGTGACAACCTCCGTCGCGTCTGGGAAAGACAGCAACCCCACTCTGGCGACCACCGGTGCCGCGGCACCAGCACTTCCCATCACGGGCAATTCGCGCGGTGGTGCGCTTCCCGAAACATTAACGGCCCCGATTGAACGACTCCGCGACCTCGTGACGCCCTTGGGCGTCGATCCCGATGGCCCCTTGAGTCCCGA from Schlesneria paludicola DSM 18645 carries:
- a CDS encoding TolC family protein, producing MSTPFNVDAFVQVISDATWSVGTLSVTPRGIGLLRRQERMNVSLTGRLRGSAGRIPFRGLVRVVAFAILASIGCVGCRNTALRGTDLGPTDRSESDQRLPIIGSNPQKSSSATGARLGVKARNSFAASPFESRGVAASEIDDEVAANDDDAETPGADRADESQIQAVFRRVSSSDDDQFVEIVGFQESDTQSKSADPTNDEASHSQTPIVDNGPRSLRLSFPPEIPGAMAPRLMLPRTQREDDPKLIAKKMAVIDMLFPPPTVPKQIVAPHERTMDLEELEELALQHNPIIAQALASITMSQGKAIQSGVYPNPVFGYEADTVGSSFTRNYQGIYVSQQVKTAGKVPLQRAAANMELMNAQLAYERTQLEVLRIVRARYYDVLVSQESTRINDALTRFANEVYSIMIERLKQGQQAAYELSQLNGLVNQARAILVQSQNRYLSAWKQLAVATGVPELPLATLEGRVDMPVPNHNYDVLFERMLSVHPDLHASRNLESQSRLELQLQKVIPIPDITVGGALQNDSTVPGYQRTSYNLNVSVPIPIFDRNQGNIRSAVGKLNQSSQQYAVARNQLTNDLADAFERYQTGRVQAEYYRNKILPDLARAYLGVYERHISNSKEVAFGDIIVAQQNLATGVGIYITTLSMQWGALTDIANLIQLREFRELLSDLPSASSGTMIDQPTSAERGTATEQRINVEGGQP
- a CDS encoding bifunctional serine/threonine-protein kinase/formylglycine-generating enzyme family protein, which produces MNQFDAMNKWGLKERFAKLWQQGGDPPDIFRFLEEHGDLPVEDAAEVCVIDQINRWRGGIGLPVEEYVSRLPRLQQAPDLTLKLVQAELLRRCDPRRKEDVDQFIRRFPQFTKEICDFAAGGESPTIDPLQIGNNHSLDPTVAERPAKVEDPAFESRPTRDVSKASGENALPSYKPAYIGRYEIVRLLGDGGFGRVWLAKDGRLERNVAIKIPHRHRALQQKDIEGYLTEARILSSLQHHAIVSVFDCGKTDDGLWYVVSQYIDGCDLANKVKRTPLSVTASAELVISLAEALEHAHSHGVVHRDVKPANILIDGAGRPYLADFGIALREVDYGTGYTMLGTLAYMSPEQCRGEGHLVDGRSDLFSLGIVFYELLTGQRPFSANRLDSSAATDPKPPRQIDDAIPREIERICLKAMAYRVVDRYAKTIEMASDLRSFLQLGPVQNGRPERIVGLSGQGITATSGNQFLETGVHIEPKGLRSFDRNDAGFFLELLPGPRDRNGLPESVKFWKERIEAVPAETFRVGVIYGPSGCGKSSFLKAGVLPQLGDSVLPVYVESTPIETETRLLKSIRKACPELSNELGLADSMAALRRQSGGDAKPRILIVIDQFEQWLHSRPKDEACELVRAIRQCDGNRLQCLITVRDDFWMALTNFMHDVEVRLIPESNLAAVDLFSLRHATKVLTALGHAYHILPPNPGQIDSEQKAFIRQAVSELATNDKVIPVQLSLFAEMFKDKSWSLATLKDVGGTEGVGVAFLEETFNGRAASPLLRLHQKAARAVLRALLPDDSTGIKGQMRSYEELLEISGYSDTPEELSTLLHLLDCDLRLIAPTDPEGLDTQQATVASSLQHQGRYYHLTHDYLVPSLQEWLTRKQKETRKGRAELLLADRAAVWSKKPSNRTLPSFFEWISILAFAGKGAKRESRQVLRRSRAYYGTRGSVAALILFAVFFGVRSQVAMARATAMVESLLSARADDVPKIIESLKPYRAIANPLLQSIVQSPDSGRAPRLHAAMALFPVDRTQEESVYAGLLSAAPDEFLPICGGLASWGDCDELIPRMWGVLRDPQHDAGQRLRAAVGVANVDHASVQKDEAHWREVSGFVVKQLVAEVGKNLGRFDQWVAVLRPVRSVLFFELDRVFSKLDESDVDRYVAAMILADFAADDPPRLVDLAVRATEKEYQVFVPRLKAQKDTTYPLLIDEYKTMIPEDVSRDERFRIGKRKAHAAVALMEFDQFEPMQSFLVPMSADPTISSYVENRISKLATRPESLIRMLEIADVNFRSALLRMLAKVSIDQLPPDLRQGLIRIAANVYAMDPNPGVHSAAEWALKNWNEVDQLGRLHATISEKPELTRDWYRNKRGITMLVFREPTTVMVGSPPGEFERDASDEAQVLKTISRTFALSATEITLKDFLEFLPDFRHKGRTEAPTEDCPVSAIPWHHGAEFCLFLSRLEGIPEDQYCYRKDGDDLIPYPDYLHRTGYRLPTEAEWEYVCRAGAVTAFTWGDDLSIANHYAYTIQNGQGHPWPVGSLCPNRFGAFDMHGNVAEWVHDRYQDVRVAGDDTEEEIDPDEESAKVVKGSSFGDFISRQRSANRLAARARTQLSVRIGFRIARTIATDQASQ